In Edaphobacter aggregans, the sequence CGATGGCTTCGCACTATAAGGCGGTTCGGCTGCGGGCGCTGCTCGATACGCCTAACGCGTTTGGCAGCACGTATCTCAGGGAGTCGCAGTTCACTGAGGAAGAGTGGAGTAAGCGCGCTGCGAATCTGGACGGTGAGCGGGCGGTGGGTTATCTGGCGTTAGACGGCGGCCAATATTGCGGCATCGTGGGCTGTTTTATGCACGAGGATGATCCGCTCAAGGCAAATTTGGTTTCTATGTGGGTTGCACCGGAGTACCGGCGGCTGGGCGTTGGCCGGTTGCTGGTCGATGCGGTTCAGTCGTGGGCGGCAGATCGTGGGGTGAAGACTCTGCTGCTGATGGTAACCAGTTGCAATCAGGATGCGATGGAGTTCTACAGGCGCATCGGGTTTTCGATGACGGGCCGTACGGAGCCTTATCCAAACGATCCGGCGCTCATCGAGCATGAGATGTCGACGCAGCTTGCTTAGCCTTCGCGGTGCCGTTTTGTGCGGCGTAAGATTCTGAGAGATGGCTACTTCAGAAATACTGGTTTCGAGCAGGGCGAATGCGCGGGTGAAGCAGCTGCGGGCGGCGTTTGCCGGGCAGGCGCGGCTGAGTGGTGGCATGGTGGCGATTGAAGGTGACCATCTGCTGGAAGAGGCTTTGTTGAGCGGGATGGTTTTGGAGACGGTGTTTGTGAGCGAGCGCCGGGAGGTTCCGCGGATGGTGCCGCGTGCGGTGGAGGTGCTGCGCCTGACCGAGGAGGTCTTCGGGAGCGCGGTGGAGACGCGGTCTCCGCAGGGAGTGGCCGCGCTGATGGTGCCTCCCGCGCATCGAATGGAAGATGTGATGAAGGGGACACCGTTGATCTTAATTGCGGCGGGATTGCAGGATCCGGGGAATCTGGGGACGCTGATTCGTTCGGCGGAGGCCTTTGGTGCTTCGGGTGTGCTGACGACGCCGGGAACCGTGAGCGCGTGGAATCAGAAGGCGCTGCGGGCAAGTGTTGGAAGTGTGTTTCGCATGCCGGTGGTTGCGGCAACGGAGGTTGATGTTGCGGGGTTGAAGGAGTGGGGCCTGCGCTTGCTGGCAGCGGTTGGAGGCTCGGACGCGACGGCGGCGCAGGATACGGACTTTGCCGGGTCTTGTGCTCTGATGATTGGGAATGAAGGCGCGGGGCTGGGCGCGGAGTGGATGGGGATGGCCGATGAGCGGGTGACGATTCCCTGCCCCGGCCCAGTGGAGAGTCTGAACGCGGCGGTGGCGGGGTCGTTGCTGTTGTATGAAGCTTCGCGGCAGCGGGCAGCGGCTGGAGCGGCGCGATGAGCCTGTTCGACACCAGTCCGATTGCTGCTGCCAGTGGACGCGCACGTCAGGCTCCGCTGGCCGAGAGGATGCGGCCTCACACGCTCGACGAGTACGTGGGGCAGGAGCATCTGCTGGGACCGGGCAAGCCGCTGCGGCTGGCGATTGAGAGCGATGATGCGACGTCGATGATCTTCTGGGGGCCTCCGGGGACGGGTAAGACGACGCTGGCGCAGATTATTGCGCGGATGACACAGGCCAGCTTCATCGAGTTTTCGGCGGTGCTCAGTGGGATCAAAGAGATCAAGCAGGTGATGGTGGAGGCTGAGAAGGCGGCGGGGTTCGGATCGCGCACCATCCTGTTCGTGGATGAGATTCACCGGTTCAACAAGGCTCAGCAGGATGCGTTTCTGCCGTATGTCGAACGCGGAACGATCCGGCTGATCGGAGCTACGACGGAGAATCCTTCGTTCGAGATTATTGCGGCGCTTTTGTCGCGGTGCAGGGTTTACACGCTGGTCGCGTTGACTGAAGAGCAGATCGTCTCTCTGTTGCAGCGCGCGCTTACGGATGCAAAGCGTGGCTTGGGAGCTTCGGGAGTTGAGGCCGATGAAGATGCGCTGGCGACGATTGCGTCGTACTCCAGTGGTGATGCGCGGAATGCTTTGAATGCGCTTGAAGTAGCTGCGAAGATCGCTCAAGGGCGCGGCGAGCGCGTCATCACGAAGGCGATTGCCGCTGAGGCGTTGCAGCGGCGGGTGCTGCTGTACGACAAGAAGGGCGAGCAGCACTATGACATTATTTCGGCGCTGCACAAGAGTGTGCGGAACAGCGATCCCGATGCCGCATTGTACTGGCTGGGGCGGATGCTCGAAGCTGGCGAAGACCCGATGTATGTCGCGCGGCGTGTGGTGCGAATGGCCGTGGAGGATATAGGGCTGGCGGCTCCTGAGGCGCTGAATCTTTGCCTGTCGGCGAAGGATGCGATGCATTTTCTGGGGCATCCCGAGGGCGAACTGGCGTTGGCGCAAGCTGTGGTTTATCTCGCGCTAGCTCCGAAGTCGAACGCGGTGTACACGG encodes:
- a CDS encoding GNAT family N-acetyltransferase, which gives rise to MTVLHRISPAMASHYKAVRLRALLDTPNAFGSTYLRESQFTEEEWSKRAANLDGERAVGYLALDGGQYCGIVGCFMHEDDPLKANLVSMWVAPEYRRLGVGRLLVDAVQSWAADRGVKTLLLMVTSCNQDAMEFYRRIGFSMTGRTEPYPNDPALIEHEMSTQLA
- a CDS encoding replication-associated recombination protein A, which translates into the protein MSLFDTSPIAAASGRARQAPLAERMRPHTLDEYVGQEHLLGPGKPLRLAIESDDATSMIFWGPPGTGKTTLAQIIARMTQASFIEFSAVLSGIKEIKQVMVEAEKAAGFGSRTILFVDEIHRFNKAQQDAFLPYVERGTIRLIGATTENPSFEIIAALLSRCRVYTLVALTEEQIVSLLQRALTDAKRGLGASGVEADEDALATIASYSSGDARNALNALEVAAKIAQGRGERVITKAIAAEALQRRVLLYDKKGEQHYDIISALHKSVRNSDPDAALYWLGRMLEAGEDPMYVARRVVRMAVEDIGLAAPEALNLCLSAKDAMHFLGHPEGELALAQAVVYLALAPKSNAVYTAYGAVKADIEATAAEPVPLHLRNAPTKLMKELDYGRDYQYAHDVEGRVADMECLPPSLAGRRYYQPTGEGREKLLVQRMDEIARIKADKKAAKRE
- a CDS encoding TrmH family RNA methyltransferase, with the translated sequence MATSEILVSSRANARVKQLRAAFAGQARLSGGMVAIEGDHLLEEALLSGMVLETVFVSERREVPRMVPRAVEVLRLTEEVFGSAVETRSPQGVAALMVPPAHRMEDVMKGTPLILIAAGLQDPGNLGTLIRSAEAFGASGVLTTPGTVSAWNQKALRASVGSVFRMPVVAATEVDVAGLKEWGLRLLAAVGGSDATAAQDTDFAGSCALMIGNEGAGLGAEWMGMADERVTIPCPGPVESLNAAVAGSLLLYEASRQRAAAGAAR